In one Nicotiana sylvestris chromosome 8, ASM39365v2, whole genome shotgun sequence genomic region, the following are encoded:
- the LOC138875092 gene encoding uncharacterized protein has translation MAGGTNAELRQRIEQLEALVGQALEANGDSSVLARMAQLEADYAARHETTLAEMALVRQEKEELREEVVQLRRELQTVVPRSDERTKLRIPEPKAYGGARSAKELENFLWDMEQYFQAARVADEDKVIITPMYLTGDAKVWWRTRMAETESTGLPKIGTWEMLKKELKSQFLPTNSSWLARDGLRRLKQSGTVAEYVKEFSSLMLNVSNMAEEDKLHYFMSGLKGWAQLELRRQNVQCLSTAIAAADALADLNIGDNPAGTSHSKADGKAKEWKKRGKGQAAEDEGFAKNVRQENHNGKERSGKFKGCFTCGGPHLKKDCPVQARVNAMLAAEKQEQVAEANAIVAGGNEAPGAVYVNNPLGLLH, from the coding sequence ATGGCTGGTGGCACAAATGCGGAACTGCGTCAAAGGATAGAGCAGTTGGAAGCACTCGTTGGGCAGGCTCTTGAGGCAAATGGCGATTCTTCTGTTCTTGCAAGAATGGCACAGTTAGAGGCAGATTATGCAGCGAGACACGAGACAACGCTGGCAGAAATGGCCTTGGTACGCCAAGAGAAGGAAGAACTGCGCGAGGAAGTGGTTCAACTTCGGAGGGAATTGCAAACTGTTGTCCCTAGAAGTGATGAACGCACTAAGTTGAGGATTCCGGAGCCAAAGGCATATGGGGGTGCAAGAAGTGCCAAAGAACTGGAAAATTTCTTGTGGGATATGGAGCAGTATTTCCAGGCTGCACGTGTTGCGGATGAAGACAAGGTGATAATCACACCAATGTATTTGACTGGTGATGCAAAGGTGTGGTGGCGCACACGAATGGCAGAAACGGAAAGTACTGGACTGCCCAAGATTGGAACTTGGGAGATGCTGAAGAAGGAATTAAAATCCCAATTCCTTCCAACTAATTCGTCGTGGTTGGCACGAGATGGACTTCGTCGCTTGAAGCAAAGTGGTACAGTGGCGGAGTATGTCAAGGAATTTTCATCCTTGATGCTCAATGTAAGTAATATGGCAGAGGAAGATAAGCTGCATTACTTCATGAGCGGGTTGAAGGGTTGGGCGCAATTGGAGTTGAGAAGGCAGAATGTTCAATGCCTTTCTACTGCCATTGCGGCGGCAGATGCGTTGGCTGACCTAAATATAGGTGATAACCCTGCTGGAACTTCGCATTCAAAGGCTGACGGGAAAGCTAAGGAATGGAAGAAAAGAGGGAAGGGGCAAGCTGCCGAAGATGAGGGCTTTGCCAAGAATGTGAGACAAGAGAATCACAACGGCAAAGAAAGGAGCGGCAAGTTCAAAGGCTGCTTCACTTGTGGTGGACCGCACTTGAAAAAGGACTGTCCGGTGCAGGCTAGGGTGAATGCTATGCTGGCTGCAGAGAAACAGGAACAAGTGGCGGAAGCAAATGCCATTGTGGCAGGTGGAAATGAAGCACCAGGGGCGGTGTATGTTAACAACCCCTTGGGGCTGCTTCATTAA